One part of the Anaeromyxobacter sp. Fw109-5 genome encodes these proteins:
- the lpxC gene encoding UDP-3-O-acyl-N-acetylglucosamine deacetylase produces the protein MTYWNQRTVAKRVSCTGVGLHSGKPATLTLAPAPADSGITFVRMDLDVEVPARNDLVVDTMLSTSVALGAARVSTVEHVLAALAGMGIDNCRVEVDGPEIPIVDGSAAPFVCLIQEAGTRQQRAGRRYLVVDQPVEIRDGDKLARLDPADGFVVDFTADFDHPLVTNQSFRVALSDRAFEREVARARTFCFRRDIERMQAAGLAKGGSLDNAIVIDEFSILNPEGLRFPDEFARHKVLDAIGDLALLGMPVLGALTAVKSGHALNQALVRKVLADPGCHRVVRLTSDADVPARRPVALGLPEAI, from the coding sequence ATGACCTACTGGAATCAGCGGACGGTGGCCAAGCGCGTGAGCTGCACGGGCGTGGGCCTCCACTCCGGCAAGCCCGCCACCCTGACCCTCGCGCCGGCCCCGGCCGACTCCGGCATCACCTTCGTGCGCATGGACCTCGACGTCGAGGTGCCGGCGCGCAACGACCTCGTCGTCGACACGATGCTCTCGACGAGCGTCGCGCTGGGCGCCGCCCGCGTGTCCACCGTCGAGCACGTGCTCGCCGCGCTCGCGGGGATGGGGATCGACAACTGCCGCGTCGAGGTGGACGGGCCGGAGATCCCCATCGTCGACGGCTCCGCCGCGCCGTTCGTGTGCCTCATCCAGGAGGCCGGCACGCGGCAGCAGCGCGCCGGCCGCCGCTACCTCGTCGTCGATCAGCCGGTGGAGATCCGCGACGGCGACAAGCTCGCCCGCCTCGATCCGGCCGACGGGTTCGTCGTCGACTTCACCGCCGACTTCGACCACCCGCTCGTCACGAACCAGTCGTTCCGGGTGGCGCTCTCGGACCGCGCCTTCGAGCGCGAGGTGGCGCGGGCGCGGACGTTCTGCTTCCGGCGCGACATCGAGCGGATGCAGGCCGCCGGCCTCGCCAAGGGCGGCAGCCTCGACAACGCCATCGTCATCGACGAGTTCTCGATCCTGAACCCGGAGGGGCTGCGCTTCCCCGACGAGTTCGCTCGTCACAAGGTGCTCGACGCCATCGGCGACCTGGCGCTGCTCGGGATGCCGGTGCTCGGCGCGCTCACCGCAGTGAAGAGCGGTCACGCGCTGAACCAGGCCCTGGTCCGCAAGGTGCTCGCAGATCCGGGCTGCCATCGCGTGGTGCGCCTCACCTCCGACGCGGACGTCCCGGCGCGCCGCCCGGTGGCGCTGGGCCTGCCAGAGGCGATCTAG
- a CDS encoding HNH endonuclease translates to MPAITPSALDSTLLAQRLRELAGQERDVQVEFLLHLEVFDRRRAYVEAGYPSLWAYCLEVLHLREGAAGRRIQAMRVLRRFPSLEDALRDGRLCISTVQLLGQVLTEENLPDLVARAAYRTKAEVDHLVASLQARTAPRAGVRKLPDRASAASAPALPLATVHARPAEPQEAIHAPPAAAGGSLPPTVSALPDVPRPKTRAETRAVSESGWSLRVTIDRGCKEDLETLTALLSHKIPDGDLAAVLREAIRCAVEKHGRRKGAVAPQRQRKADRDPRPSAEPAAPTSTIPAIVRLEVWKRDGGRCAWVAPDGRRCNSRWQLELDHIQPQALGGPSTVENLRVACKSHNTLHAEQTYGREHMDRFRRGNLAERRGMPAPAAIQQGLWAT, encoded by the coding sequence ATGCCCGCGATCACCCCTTCCGCCCTCGACTCGACCCTCCTCGCCCAGCGCCTGCGCGAGCTCGCAGGCCAGGAGCGCGACGTTCAGGTCGAGTTCCTCCTCCACCTCGAGGTGTTCGATCGCCGCCGCGCCTACGTGGAGGCCGGCTACCCCTCGCTCTGGGCGTATTGCCTGGAGGTGCTCCACCTGCGCGAGGGCGCGGCCGGGCGACGCATCCAGGCGATGCGGGTGCTGCGCCGGTTCCCCAGCCTCGAGGACGCCCTGCGAGATGGCCGCCTTTGCATCTCCACCGTCCAGCTGCTCGGCCAGGTGCTGACCGAGGAGAACCTGCCCGACCTCGTCGCCCGGGCCGCGTACCGCACCAAGGCGGAGGTGGATCACCTCGTCGCCTCGCTCCAGGCGCGCACCGCTCCGCGGGCGGGCGTGCGCAAGCTGCCCGACCGCGCCTCAGCAGCGAGCGCCCCGGCGCTGCCGCTGGCGACAGTCCATGCCCGACCTGCCGAGCCGCAGGAGGCGATCCACGCGCCGCCAGCGGCTGCTGGTGGGTCGCTGCCGCCCACGGTCTCCGCGCTGCCCGACGTTCCCCGCCCGAAGACGCGGGCGGAGACCCGCGCCGTGAGCGAGAGCGGCTGGTCGCTGCGGGTCACCATCGACCGGGGCTGCAAGGAGGACCTCGAGACGCTCACCGCGCTGCTCTCGCACAAGATCCCGGACGGCGATCTCGCGGCGGTGCTCCGCGAGGCCATCCGCTGCGCCGTCGAGAAGCACGGCAGGCGCAAGGGCGCGGTCGCGCCGCAGCGGCAGCGGAAGGCGGACCGGGACCCACGGCCCTCTGCCGAGCCCGCCGCGCCCACGAGCACGATCCCGGCGATAGTGCGGCTCGAGGTCTGGAAGCGCGACGGCGGACGCTGCGCGTGGGTCGCTCCGGACGGGCGGCGCTGCAACAGCCGCTGGCAGCTGGAGCTCGACCACATCCAGCCGCAGGCCCTGGGCGGACCCTCGACGGTCGAGAACCTCCGGGTCGCCTGCAAGTCCCACAACACGTTGCACGCCGAACAGACCTACGGGCGCGAGCACATGGACCGCTTCCGGCGCGGAAACCTCGCCGAGCGCCGGGGCATGCCGGCGCCAGCTGCCATTCAGCAGGGCTTGTGGGCAACGTGA
- the ruvB gene encoding Holliday junction branch migration DNA helicase RuvB yields MTLKPVREVSPGSQEGEERLEQSLRPATFEEYVGQEKLVENFRVYAKAARARGEALDHVLLSGPPGLGKTSLAHILARELGVALHVTSGPALVKKGDLAGLLTALAPRDILFIDEIHRLSPAVEEALYPAMEDYRFDVVLGAGLGAQTMEMKLERFTLVGATTRTGLLASPLRDRFPIQERLGYYEPTELREIAVRAARKLALPVDPAGAEELARRARGTPRIAIRLLQRARDFAQVEGDGTLTREIVETTLERLEVDGRGLDAMDRRILAVVLDTFGGGPVGIDAVAAAVGEERDTLEDVYEPFLVREGFLARTPRGRVALPPAYAHLGRERPQGKQGSLI; encoded by the coding sequence ATGACCCTGAAGCCCGTGCGCGAGGTCTCCCCGGGATCGCAGGAGGGCGAGGAGCGGCTCGAGCAGTCGCTCCGGCCGGCGACGTTCGAGGAGTACGTCGGGCAGGAGAAGCTGGTCGAGAACTTCCGCGTGTACGCGAAGGCCGCGCGCGCGCGGGGCGAGGCGCTCGATCACGTGCTCCTCTCCGGCCCGCCGGGCCTCGGCAAGACCTCGCTCGCGCACATCCTCGCCCGCGAGCTGGGGGTCGCGCTGCACGTCACGAGCGGCCCGGCGCTGGTGAAGAAGGGCGACCTCGCCGGCCTCCTCACCGCCCTCGCGCCGCGCGACATCCTCTTCATCGACGAGATCCACCGGCTCTCGCCGGCGGTGGAGGAGGCGCTCTACCCGGCGATGGAGGACTACCGCTTCGACGTGGTCCTCGGGGCGGGGCTGGGCGCGCAGACGATGGAGATGAAGCTCGAGCGCTTCACGCTCGTCGGCGCGACCACGCGCACCGGGCTGCTCGCGAGCCCGCTCCGCGACCGGTTCCCCATCCAGGAGCGGCTCGGCTACTACGAGCCCACCGAGCTCCGCGAGATCGCGGTGCGGGCGGCGCGGAAGCTCGCGCTCCCGGTGGACCCCGCCGGCGCCGAGGAGCTCGCGCGGCGCGCCCGCGGCACGCCGCGCATCGCCATCCGCCTGCTGCAGCGCGCCCGCGACTTCGCGCAGGTCGAGGGGGACGGGACGCTCACCCGCGAGATCGTCGAGACGACGCTGGAGCGCCTCGAGGTGGACGGGCGCGGGCTCGACGCCATGGATCGCCGCATCCTGGCGGTCGTGCTCGACACCTTCGGCGGCGGGCCGGTCGGGATCGACGCCGTGGCCGCGGCGGTGGGCGAGGAGCGCGACACGCTCGAGGACGTGTACGAGCCGTTCCTCGTGCGCGAGGGCTTCCTCGCGCGCACGCCGCGCGGCCGCGTGGCGCTACCGCCCGCCTACGCGCACCTCGGGCGGGAGCGGCCGCAGGGCAAGCAGGGATCGCTGATCTAG
- a CDS encoding rhomboid family intramembrane serine protease → MIPLKDDTPLERTPVVTIAFIVVNVLAFLWQIDALALPAIAASGGDVVGHMSERLNASALRGGAIPYEILTLTDTWPRAFVPVPLTILTSMFLHGGLVHLGSNMLFLWIFGNNVEDALGRGRFVAFYFASGVVAALAQSVASAASGDVWVPMVGASGAIAGVLAAYMTLFPRARVLSALIIFIFVRLVAVPASFFIGLWFVLQLLSVVFGGSPGVAVIAHVFGFVAGWLLVRVMGRRSTWRARRVSW, encoded by the coding sequence GTGATCCCACTCAAAGACGACACCCCGCTCGAGCGCACACCGGTCGTCACCATCGCCTTCATCGTCGTCAACGTCCTCGCCTTCCTCTGGCAGATCGACGCGCTCGCGCTCCCCGCGATCGCGGCCTCTGGGGGAGACGTGGTCGGGCACATGAGCGAGCGGCTCAACGCGTCGGCGCTCCGCGGCGGAGCCATCCCCTACGAGATCCTCACGCTGACCGACACCTGGCCGCGCGCGTTCGTGCCGGTCCCGCTCACGATCCTCACGAGCATGTTCCTGCACGGTGGGCTCGTGCACCTCGGGTCGAACATGCTGTTCCTGTGGATCTTCGGGAACAACGTCGAGGACGCGCTCGGGCGCGGCCGGTTCGTCGCCTTCTACTTCGCGTCCGGCGTCGTGGCGGCGCTCGCGCAGAGCGTCGCGTCCGCTGCGAGCGGAGACGTGTGGGTGCCGATGGTGGGCGCGAGCGGCGCGATCGCGGGCGTGCTCGCGGCGTACATGACCCTCTTCCCCCGCGCGCGCGTGCTCTCCGCGCTCATCATCTTCATCTTCGTCCGGCTCGTGGCGGTGCCGGCGTCCTTCTTCATCGGGCTCTGGTTCGTGCTGCAGCTCCTGTCGGTGGTCTTCGGCGGCTCGCCGGGCGTGGCCGTGATCGCGCACGTGTTCGGGTTCGTGGCCGGGTGGCTGCTCGTGCGCGTCATGGGCCGGCGGTCGACCTGGCGCGCGCGCCGAGTGAGCTGGTGA
- a CDS encoding phage holin family protein, with translation MDQHGRLIEAGAVRTPPATPMDPLRAASVKELVTQLAQKASLLARKEVELAKVELKADLRSEIKMASGLGVAGVCALVTLQLLLTAVVFALFEAEVMPGWAASLLVAAVVLAIGTAAGLWGWAKRVKKPLDTTRRSLQDNVKFAKERIA, from the coding sequence ATGGACCAGCATGGCCGGTTGATCGAGGCGGGCGCGGTGCGGACGCCGCCCGCCACGCCCATGGACCCGCTGCGTGCGGCGAGCGTCAAGGAGCTCGTGACGCAGCTCGCCCAGAAGGCCAGCCTGCTCGCGCGGAAGGAGGTCGAGCTCGCGAAGGTCGAGCTGAAGGCGGACCTCCGCTCGGAGATCAAGATGGCGAGCGGGCTCGGCGTCGCGGGGGTGTGCGCCCTCGTGACCCTGCAGCTCCTCCTGACGGCGGTCGTCTTCGCGCTGTTCGAGGCGGAGGTGATGCCGGGCTGGGCCGCGTCGCTGCTCGTGGCCGCGGTGGTGCTCGCGATCGGGACCGCGGCCGGGCTGTGGGGCTGGGCGAAGCGCGTGAAGAAGCCGCTCGACACCACCCGCCGCTCCCTCCAGGACAACGTGAAGTTCGCGAAGGAGCGGATCGCATGA
- a CDS encoding SRPBCC family protein: MARVEKHIEIEKPLRMVYDQWTQFEEFPRFMEGVEEVRQLDDTTLHWVAKIGGKREEWQSEIVHQIPDQSIAWRHRAGAINSGVVLFTPLDANRCRVTLALEYDPQGFVEKVGDALGVVSRRVEGDLERFKRFIEERGSETGAWRGEVHPGDAHPH; this comes from the coding sequence ATGGCACGGGTGGAGAAGCACATCGAGATCGAGAAGCCGCTCCGGATGGTCTACGACCAGTGGACGCAGTTCGAGGAGTTCCCGCGGTTCATGGAGGGCGTCGAGGAGGTCCGCCAGCTGGACGACACGACGCTGCACTGGGTCGCGAAGATCGGCGGGAAGCGAGAGGAGTGGCAGTCCGAGATCGTGCACCAGATCCCGGACCAGAGCATCGCCTGGCGGCACCGCGCGGGCGCCATCAACTCCGGCGTCGTGCTGTTCACGCCGCTCGACGCGAACCGCTGCCGCGTGACGCTCGCGCTCGAGTACGACCCCCAGGGCTTCGTCGAGAAGGTCGGCGACGCGCTCGGCGTGGTGTCACGCCGCGTGGAGGGCGATCTCGAGCGCTTCAAGCGCTTCATCGAGGAGCGCGGCAGCGAGACCGGGGCCTGGCGTGGCGAGGTGCACCCCGGCGACGCCCATCCGCACTGA